The Chrysoperla carnea chromosome X, inChrCarn1.1, whole genome shotgun sequence genome includes a region encoding these proteins:
- the LOC123302800 gene encoding uncharacterized protein LOC123302800, giving the protein MIYPEYFNMEFYQLMEACRWSIPTKLIDTLRYSYLEVDDCFHIAAFIVRNCLDAILFVNYAKKFNYFKRDFNQFEILLNECCDDLTHGSNLRKNWGTYDIRRKQWIGDSARHDERMFLWYEQIDPKILCRMLYQQMDGGNIPKWFEPWICATNCNEIDRCDCGRNSDDHDCI; this is encoded by the exons ATGATTTAcccagaatattttaat atggaaTTTTATCAACTTATGGAGGCATGTCGTTGGAGTATACCTACAAAGTTAATCGACACATTACGGTATTCTTATTTAGAAGTTGATGATTGCTTTCATATTGCTGCATTCATAGTAAGAAATTGTTTGGATGCaatcttatttgtaaattatgcgaaaaagttcaactactttaaaagagatttcaatcagtttgaaatattactaaatgaatGTTGTGATGATCTTACTCATGGAAGTAACTTGAGAAAAAATTGGGGTACATACGATATTCGCCGAAAACAATGGATTGGTGATAGTGCTAGACATGATGAGAGAATGTTTTTATGGTATGAACAAATAGATCCTAAAATTCTCTGTAGAATGCTATACCAACAAATGGATGGTGGAAATATACCGAAATGGTTCGAGCCATGGATATGTGCtacaaattgtaatgaaattgACAGATGTGATTGTGGAAGAAATAGTGATGATCATGattgtatatag